In Citrobacter sp. RHB25-C09, the following proteins share a genomic window:
- the csdE gene encoding cysteine desulfurase sulfur acceptor subunit CsdE, translating to MTGLLLAGHPFGTTVTEETLRNTFLPLSQWEDKYRQLILLGKQLPALSDEFKARAKEIAGCENRVWLGFTKSDKGTLHFFGDSEGRIVRGLLAVLLTAVEGKTAAQLQARSPLELFDELGLRTQLSASRSQGLNALNEAILEAARGA from the coding sequence ATGACAGGTCTTCTACTCGCCGGACACCCGTTCGGCACAACCGTAACCGAAGAGACGTTACGCAATACCTTTCTCCCGCTAAGCCAATGGGAGGATAAATACCGCCAGCTTATTCTGTTAGGTAAGCAGCTTCCGGCGTTGTCTGACGAATTCAAAGCGCGGGCGAAAGAGATCGCTGGCTGCGAAAACCGCGTCTGGCTGGGTTTTACGAAGTCGGATAAAGGAACGCTGCATTTTTTCGGCGACAGTGAAGGTCGTATCGTACGCGGTCTGCTGGCAGTCCTGTTGACGGCGGTAGAAGGAAAAACAGCGGCCCAGTTGCAGGCCCGCTCACCACTGGAACTGTTTGACGAGTTGGGTTTACGCACCCAGCTCAGCGCGTCGCGGAGTCAGGGCCTGAACGCGTTAAACGAGGCGATATTAGAGGCGGCTCGCGGAGCCTGA
- the tcdA gene encoding tRNA cyclic N6-threonylcarbamoyladenosine(37) synthase TcdA produces MSVVISDAWRQRFGGTARLYGEKALQLFAEAHICVVGIGGVGSWAAEALARTGIGAITLIDMDDVCVTNTNRQIHALRDNVGLAKAEVMADRIRQINPECRVTVVDDFVTPDNVAEYMNAGFTYVIDAIDSVRPKAALIAYCRRNKIPLVTTGGAGGQIDPTQIQVVDLAKTIQDPLAAKLRERLKSDFGVVKNSKGKLGVDCVFSTEALVYPQSDGTVCAVKATAEGPKRMDCASGFGAATMVTATFGFVAVSHALKKMMAKAERQA; encoded by the coding sequence ATGTCTGTTGTAATAAGTGACGCCTGGCGTCAGCGTTTTGGCGGAACCGCACGTCTGTATGGTGAGAAGGCGCTTCAGTTGTTTGCTGAGGCGCATATTTGCGTGGTTGGCATTGGCGGTGTGGGTTCCTGGGCCGCGGAAGCGCTGGCGCGTACCGGGATTGGCGCGATTACCCTCATCGATATGGATGATGTCTGCGTGACCAACACCAACCGTCAAATTCATGCGCTGCGCGACAATGTGGGCCTGGCGAAAGCGGAAGTGATGGCCGATCGTATTCGACAGATCAACCCTGAGTGCCGGGTGACCGTAGTCGATGACTTTGTCACGCCTGACAACGTGGCTGAGTACATGAACGCAGGATTTACCTATGTCATTGATGCCATTGACAGCGTCCGCCCGAAGGCCGCGCTGATCGCATATTGTCGACGCAATAAAATCCCGCTGGTAACGACCGGTGGGGCAGGTGGACAGATTGATCCAACCCAGATCCAGGTAGTAGATCTTGCCAAAACGATTCAGGATCCGCTTGCTGCAAAGCTGCGTGAGCGTCTGAAAAGCGATTTTGGCGTGGTGAAAAACAGCAAAGGTAAGCTGGGCGTGGACTGCGTGTTTTCCACTGAAGCGCTGGTTTATCCGCAGTCGGACGGTACCGTCTGTGCGGTGAAAGCGACGGCGGAAGGGCCAAAGCGGATGGACTGCGCATCAGGATTCGGTGCGGCGACCATGGTCACCGCCACGTTTGGCTTTGTAGCTGTTTCCCATGCGCTGAAAAAGATGATGGCAAAAGCTGAACGTCAGGCGTGA
- the mltA gene encoding murein transglycosylase A has translation MKGRWVNYLVMGAVVAMLAACSSKPTDRGQQYKDGKFTQPFSLVNQPDAIGAPINAGDFAEQVNQIRSASPRLYGNQSSVYNAVQEWLRSGGDTRTMRQFGIDAWQMEGADNYGNVQFTGYYTPVIQARHTRQGEFQYPIYRMPPKRGRLPSRAEIYSGALSDSYILAYSNSLMDNFIMDVQGSGYIDFGDGSPLNFFSYAGKNGHAYRSIGKVLIDRGEVKKEDMSMQAIRHWGETHSEAEVRELLEQNPSFVFFKPQSFAPVKGASAVPLIGRASVASDRSIIPAGTTLLAEVPLLDNNGKFTGQYELRLMVALDVGGAIKGQHFDIYQGIGAEAGHRAGWYNHYGRVWVLKSAPGAGNVFSG, from the coding sequence ATGAAAGGACGTTGGGTTAATTACCTTGTGATGGGGGCGGTGGTTGCAATGCTCGCCGCATGTTCCTCTAAACCGACCGATCGCGGACAGCAGTATAAAGACGGGAAGTTTACCCAGCCTTTCTCACTGGTGAACCAGCCTGACGCCATCGGCGCACCGATCAACGCCGGAGACTTTGCCGAGCAGGTTAATCAAATACGTAGCGCCTCTCCCCGTCTTTACGGTAATCAAAGTAGTGTTTATAACGCCGTGCAGGAATGGCTGCGTTCCGGCGGTGACACGCGGACCATGCGCCAGTTCGGGATCGATGCCTGGCAGATGGAAGGGGCGGATAACTACGGTAACGTACAGTTTACTGGCTACTATACGCCGGTGATCCAGGCGCGCCACACGCGTCAGGGCGAGTTCCAGTATCCTATCTACCGTATGCCGCCAAAGCGCGGACGTTTGCCTTCTCGGGCAGAGATTTATTCCGGTGCGCTGAGCGACAGCTATATTCTGGCCTACAGCAACTCCCTGATGGACAACTTCATTATGGATGTGCAGGGCAGCGGCTATATCGACTTTGGTGATGGTTCCCCACTTAACTTCTTCAGCTATGCCGGTAAAAACGGCCATGCTTATCGCAGCATCGGTAAAGTGCTGATCGATCGCGGCGAAGTAAAGAAAGAAGATATGTCGATGCAGGCGATTCGTCATTGGGGGGAGACGCACAGCGAAGCCGAGGTGCGTGAGCTGTTAGAGCAGAACCCGTCCTTTGTTTTCTTTAAGCCTCAGTCGTTTGCGCCGGTGAAAGGGGCAAGTGCCGTACCGCTGATAGGTCGTGCGTCTGTTGCCTCCGATCGCAGCATTATCCCTGCGGGAACGACGCTACTGGCAGAAGTGCCGCTGCTGGATAATAACGGTAAGTTTACCGGCCAGTATGAGCTGCGCCTGATGGTCGCGCTGGATGTGGGCGGAGCGATTAAGGGTCAACACTTCGATATCTACCAGGGCATTGGTGCAGAAGCCGGACACCGTGCTGGCTGGTATAATCATTATGGTCGGGTCTGGGTGCTGAAGAGCGCGCCGGGCGCGGGTAACGTATTTAGCGGTTGA
- a CDS encoding SymE family type I addiction module toxin: MSTSLHRYKVGYIRARARYYSQHPSLNHKGDWLKEAGFETGRGVTVKISDGCLTIIADNNEVQELREQLYQAKQVVKGIKDGMFSALNGD; encoded by the coding sequence CTGAGTACGTCACTTCACCGCTATAAAGTCGGCTACATCAGAGCGCGCGCCCGGTATTATTCACAACACCCCAGCCTGAACCATAAAGGCGACTGGCTGAAAGAGGCGGGATTTGAGACCGGGCGCGGCGTGACCGTAAAAATATCGGACGGGTGCCTGACCATCATTGCTGACAACAACGAGGTGCAGGAGCTGCGCGAACAGCTTTATCAGGCTAAACAGGTAGTTAAGGGAATTAAGGACGGAATGTTTAGTGCACTGAACGGAGATTAA
- a CDS encoding RHS repeat-associated core domain-containing protein, which translates to MQDGSGAVLQRFSYNRRGQITEALDCSGNRTCYHYDERYRLDEIRDAAGECWRRKYDPSGNVLEISGAEGWYERVEYNERGLPVRHRTADGAETRYGYDGTGWLAYRRDPRGGVVSRHRDSRGRLVGLCNGNGERWQFVPGPDGRLLEERGFDGALTRYEYDVCGRVVRRTFLADTPAALTWQAGYDAAGQMTGLRTPDIARVYQYTADGALSSAEEICQDGSRDSLRFEYDSAGRLKAESGVNGRVSYQYDALDNRTVTGLPDGRKLRNHYYGSGHLLQTALDGLVLCEFSRDALHRETRRTQGALFSLRRYDRLGRVSETSVLRESRPLRAEREWRQQYDMRHNLVENREITDPWRERHYRYDEAGHLREARQGVLPAEQFYCDPAGNITESEGPVRHNRVTAFRNVRYRYDDFGRVSERVLATETQTLEYDSFHRLVRVRCRSPQKQTADRDIRYRYDALGRRTEKRVESWVPGALRDLDPPAVSGTRFVWEGLRLLSEEQDGRTRLYVYEDQNSHTPLVKVEGKGKETRYRWYHCQPNGMPERLTDEKGDIRWEGVTRAWGGTAREAGDEEENLRFQGQYLDRETGLHYNLFRYYDPESGRYTQQDPIGLKGGLNLYQYAPNPLSWIDPLGLTACSKNAKSLREGPQGTVVTVKSKQEAHDLLMEAFADAQKVRGIGSQDAAGIRRKHKMEQFKKRDGTVRYRKDYPIDSNTGRVYGHDDPKGTGHGSLPHINIKRSDGTMVRIDIDG; encoded by the coding sequence GTGCAGGACGGCAGCGGCGCCGTTCTACAGCGTTTCAGTTATAACCGCCGTGGGCAGATTACGGAGGCGCTGGACTGTTCCGGTAACAGAACCTGTTACCACTACGATGAACGCTACCGGCTGGATGAAATTCGCGATGCGGCGGGTGAGTGCTGGCGCAGAAAATATGACCCGTCAGGGAACGTGCTGGAGATAAGTGGCGCGGAAGGCTGGTATGAGCGGGTGGAATACAACGAACGGGGCTTACCGGTGCGCCACCGTACGGCGGACGGAGCGGAGACGCGCTATGGCTATGACGGGACCGGCTGGCTGGCATACCGGCGCGACCCGCGCGGCGGGGTGGTTTCCCGCCATCGTGACAGCCGGGGACGGCTGGTCGGGTTATGTAACGGAAACGGCGAACGCTGGCAGTTTGTCCCGGGGCCGGACGGACGTCTGCTTGAAGAGCGCGGGTTCGACGGGGCGCTGACCCGCTATGAGTATGATGTCTGCGGGCGGGTGGTGAGGCGGACGTTTCTGGCGGACACGCCCGCAGCACTGACGTGGCAGGCGGGCTATGACGCCGCCGGGCAGATGACGGGGCTGAGGACGCCGGATATTGCGCGGGTGTACCAGTATACGGCGGACGGTGCCCTCAGCAGCGCGGAAGAAATCTGTCAGGACGGCAGCCGCGACAGCCTGCGTTTTGAATACGACAGCGCAGGCCGGCTGAAGGCCGAAAGCGGGGTCAACGGGCGGGTAAGTTATCAGTACGACGCGCTGGATAACCGCACGGTGACCGGACTGCCCGACGGACGGAAGCTGAGAAACCATTACTACGGCAGCGGACACCTGCTGCAGACGGCGCTGGACGGCCTGGTGCTGTGCGAGTTCAGCCGCGACGCGCTGCACCGGGAAACCCGGCGTACGCAGGGGGCGCTGTTCAGCCTGCGGCGGTATGACCGCCTCGGCCGGGTGTCGGAGACCAGCGTACTGAGGGAAAGCCGCCCCCTGCGCGCTGAACGGGAATGGCGGCAGCAGTACGACATGCGGCACAACCTGGTGGAGAACCGGGAAATCACCGACCCGTGGCGGGAACGGCATTACCGTTACGACGAAGCCGGTCATCTGCGTGAGGCGCGACAGGGCGTGCTGCCGGCAGAGCAGTTTTACTGCGACCCGGCGGGAAACATTACGGAAAGTGAGGGTCCGGTGCGGCATAACCGGGTGACGGCGTTCAGAAATGTGCGTTACCGGTATGACGACTTTGGCCGGGTCAGTGAGCGTGTGCTGGCGACGGAAACGCAGACGCTGGAATACGACAGCTTTCACCGTCTGGTCCGGGTCCGGTGCCGTTCCCCGCAGAAACAGACGGCGGACAGGGATATCCGTTACCGTTACGATGCGCTGGGCCGGCGCACGGAAAAGCGGGTGGAAAGCTGGGTGCCGGGCGCGCTGCGCGACCTCGACCCGCCAGCCGTGAGCGGGACACGTTTTGTGTGGGAGGGATTACGGCTGCTGTCGGAGGAGCAGGACGGCAGGACAAGGCTGTATGTGTATGAGGACCAGAACAGCCACACGCCGCTGGTGAAGGTGGAGGGAAAGGGCAAGGAAACCCGTTACCGCTGGTATCACTGTCAGCCGAACGGCATGCCGGAGCGGCTGACGGATGAGAAGGGTGACATCCGCTGGGAGGGGGTGACGCGGGCATGGGGGGGCACAGCGCGGGAAGCCGGAGATGAGGAAGAGAACCTGCGTTTTCAGGGGCAGTACCTTGACCGTGAAACGGGACTGCATTATAACCTGTTCAGGTACTACGATCCGGAAAGCGGGAGGTACACGCAGCAGGACCCGATAGGGCTAAAAGGTGGGTTAAATCTTTATCAATATGCGCCTAATCCATTAAGCTGGATCGATCCGCTGGGACTGACCGCATGTTCCAAAAACGCGAAATCTTTGCGAGAGGGGCCTCAAGGAACCGTTGTCACAGTTAAATCAAAACAGGAAGCCCATGATTTATTGATGGAAGCTTTTGCTGATGCTCAAAAAGTAAGAGGGATCGGTTCGCAGGATGCCGCTGGTATTAGAAGAAAACATAAGATGGAACAATTTAAGAAAAGAGATGGTACTGTCCGTTATAGGAAAGATTACCCTATTGATTCTAATACTGGTCGTGTATACGGTCATGATGATCCTAAAGGTACAGGGCATGGTTCTTTGCCTCATATAAATATTAAACGTTCTGATGGAACAATGGTGAGGATCGATATAGATGGTTGA
- the vasI gene encoding type VI secretion system-associated protein VasI: MMRMRYRHLSGLLGFFLLPAIVLAQEKLPQPDDTAAIVREMQSCSSQVAALERLDCYDRLLVPARPDFTGALVKAQSQGEAWRRAIDQEKQRTGHGTEFLITQTDGDRPSVIITTPALGNVPPRPVLMFSCVDNITRMQIALSQPQHDSDIALTLITEAGTLQTRWFIRENGYLLEASRGLAGIDEIKHLFGAKTLTVESGTNGVSEKMTFTIAGLAQTIMPLRAACHWAG; encoded by the coding sequence ATTATGAGGATGCGATATCGACATCTTTCCGGCCTGTTGGGGTTCTTTCTCCTGCCAGCCATCGTTCTGGCACAGGAAAAACTCCCCCAGCCAGACGATACAGCAGCAATAGTTCGTGAGATGCAGAGTTGCAGTTCACAGGTCGCGGCGCTTGAACGACTGGACTGCTATGACCGCTTACTGGTACCCGCCAGACCTGATTTCACCGGTGCGTTAGTCAAAGCACAATCGCAAGGAGAAGCGTGGCGACGCGCCATCGATCAGGAAAAGCAGCGCACAGGACACGGTACGGAGTTTCTGATAACACAGACCGACGGAGATCGTCCATCGGTCATTATCACGACCCCTGCGCTTGGCAACGTTCCACCTCGCCCGGTACTGATGTTCAGCTGTGTAGACAATATTACCCGTATGCAGATCGCGCTCTCACAGCCTCAGCATGATAGCGATATCGCCCTCACGCTGATAACAGAGGCTGGAACGCTGCAAACCCGCTGGTTTATTCGTGAGAATGGTTATCTGCTGGAAGCCAGTCGGGGGTTAGCGGGCATTGATGAAATTAAACATCTTTTTGGCGCCAAAACGCTGACCGTTGAAAGCGGAACAAATGGCGTAAGCGAAAAAATGACGTTTACGATCGCAGGGCTGGCGCAGACCATCATGCCTCTGCGTGCGGCCTGCCACTGGGCGGGATAG
- the tssM gene encoding type VI secretion system membrane subunit TssM encodes MSMPGFLKGLKPTLKPAMPRFKVSALIVAVLVWVLSLLWIWWKGPTWTAWENQPLAPLMNRVLATAVWVLAALGFVTWRVIKRLYWLERIQLQQREQEKDPLSQELNQQQHCLDRWLLRLQRHLDRRDYRYHLPWYLVIGPKQSGKSTLLREGYPADDIWVPEKLRGEPDSPWRIAPKVGETAVIFDIDGVLTEQDDGEEAETSTLYRRLWQHLLEWLAINRERQPLNGLILTLDIVDLLTSTKSHREKQLAQLRQRLQEIRLHLHCQLPVYVVLTRLDLLNGFSAMFGSLERSECERILGVTFTPDAHRDEQWREELSRFWETWMSQINQAMPDLLLKQTERGDRAPLFSFSRQIQGLYERLISVLSGLLSGENMDVMLRGIYLTSSIQRGQVDDIFVQSSSLQYRLGTHALSSWPLVETSPYFTQRLFPCALLSEPNLASENSRWLKYSRRRLSWIAAAGGVAIISLIAGWHHYYRVNWQSGITVLTQAKTFMEIPLPQGMDDYGNLQLPLLNPMHDATLAYGDYRNHTTLTNLGLYQGIKIGPHVEKTYLRLLEQRYLPALFNGLIKQLNSAPAESEQKLEVLRVIRMLEDKSGRNDTVVKQYMARRWSEHFHGQRDVQAQLMSHLDYALAHTDWHAQRLDGDNDAIGRYLPYEKPIVTAQKELSKLPIYQRVYQSLKTRAQGVLPADLNLRDQIGAGFDGIFVAADEGQLIIPQFLTRYGLQSYFVKQRNSLVDLTAMDSWVLNLNRNVTYSNADRDEIQRHITEQYISDYTATWHASMDNLSVRNYENMAEIISSLEQIISGDQPFQRALTTLRDNTQMPPPPENLPEKTRETMMAETDYQLLTRLGREFAPENSLLVEQKDKASMLQAVYQQLTELHRYLLAIQNSPVPGKSALKAVQLRLDQNSSDPIFATRQMAKTLPEPLNRWVGKLADQAWHVVMVEAVHHMELEWNEKVVKTFNAQLAGRYPFNPSAKQDASLDAFERFFKPDGILDTFNKENLKLFIENDLTWGKDGNVLIRQDIQDQLATAQKIRNTFFSQQNGLGTQFAVETLELSAGKRRSVLNMDGQLVDYSHGRNFTARLVWPNTMREGNESKLTLVGTNGMAPRSMSFTGPWAQFRLLDAGALTSVDDNTFDVRFNVDGGYMIYRVHVDNEDNPFTGGLFSSFKLPETLY; translated from the coding sequence ATGTCAATGCCTGGCTTTCTTAAGGGACTTAAGCCTACGCTGAAACCCGCAATGCCCCGCTTCAAAGTTTCCGCCCTGATTGTCGCGGTACTGGTATGGGTTCTCTCATTACTTTGGATCTGGTGGAAAGGTCCGACGTGGACGGCGTGGGAAAATCAGCCTCTGGCCCCGCTGATGAACAGAGTGCTCGCCACAGCGGTCTGGGTGCTGGCCGCACTGGGTTTTGTGACCTGGCGCGTGATAAAACGCCTTTACTGGCTGGAGAGAATTCAACTTCAACAGCGAGAGCAAGAGAAAGATCCACTGAGTCAGGAGCTTAACCAGCAGCAGCACTGTCTGGACCGCTGGTTATTACGTTTACAGCGTCATCTCGACAGGCGTGATTATCGCTATCACCTTCCGTGGTATTTAGTGATTGGTCCAAAACAAAGCGGCAAAAGTACGCTACTGCGGGAAGGTTATCCTGCGGATGATATCTGGGTGCCGGAGAAGCTCAGAGGAGAACCAGACAGCCCGTGGCGTATCGCTCCGAAAGTCGGTGAAACAGCGGTTATTTTCGATATTGATGGCGTGCTGACTGAACAGGATGACGGTGAGGAAGCGGAAACGAGCACGTTATATCGTCGGCTTTGGCAGCACCTTCTGGAGTGGCTGGCAATCAACCGCGAGCGTCAACCTCTGAACGGGCTGATTCTGACGCTCGACATCGTCGATCTGCTCACCAGCACTAAGTCACACCGGGAGAAGCAGCTTGCCCAATTGCGCCAGCGCTTACAGGAGATACGACTGCATCTCCACTGCCAGCTACCCGTCTATGTGGTATTAACTCGCCTCGATTTGTTGAACGGTTTCAGTGCTATGTTTGGCTCTCTTGAGCGCAGCGAATGCGAACGGATCCTTGGCGTCACGTTTACGCCTGATGCGCACCGCGATGAGCAATGGCGAGAAGAACTCAGTCGATTCTGGGAAACTTGGATGTCGCAAATCAATCAGGCAATGCCTGATTTACTGCTTAAACAGACAGAACGTGGTGACCGTGCGCCGTTATTCAGTTTCTCACGGCAAATTCAGGGGCTTTATGAGCGCCTGATATCAGTGCTGTCAGGACTCTTATCCGGTGAAAATATGGACGTTATGTTGCGGGGTATTTATTTGACCTCATCCATACAGCGTGGCCAGGTTGATGATATTTTCGTCCAGTCCTCTTCCCTTCAGTATCGGTTGGGAACTCATGCGCTAAGCTCATGGCCGCTGGTCGAAACATCACCGTACTTTACCCAAAGATTATTTCCCTGTGCCTTGCTGTCAGAACCGAATCTGGCGAGTGAAAACAGCCGTTGGTTGAAATATTCTCGGCGTCGTTTGAGCTGGATAGCGGCCGCCGGTGGCGTCGCCATTATTTCACTCATCGCCGGATGGCATCATTATTACCGGGTAAACTGGCAGTCCGGTATTACCGTACTGACACAAGCCAAAACGTTCATGGAGATCCCTCTGCCGCAGGGAATGGATGACTATGGCAATTTACAGCTTCCATTACTTAATCCGATGCACGATGCCACGCTGGCCTATGGGGATTATCGCAATCACACCACCCTGACCAACCTGGGGCTTTATCAGGGGATTAAAATCGGCCCCCACGTAGAGAAAACCTACCTGCGCTTATTAGAGCAGAGATATCTGCCTGCATTATTCAATGGACTGATAAAACAGCTCAATAGCGCCCCTGCAGAGAGCGAACAGAAACTCGAAGTTCTGCGCGTCATTCGCATGCTCGAAGATAAAAGTGGACGCAATGATACCGTGGTTAAGCAGTATATGGCACGTCGCTGGAGCGAGCATTTTCACGGACAGAGAGATGTTCAGGCGCAACTTATGTCCCATCTGGACTATGCGCTGGCGCACACCGACTGGCATGCGCAGAGACTTGATGGCGATAACGATGCAATTGGTCGCTATCTACCCTATGAAAAACCTATCGTGACCGCGCAAAAAGAACTCAGTAAGTTGCCCATCTATCAGCGCGTCTATCAGAGTCTGAAAACCAGGGCGCAGGGAGTACTGCCTGCCGATCTCAACCTGCGCGATCAGATTGGCGCGGGATTTGACGGGATCTTCGTCGCGGCAGATGAGGGGCAGCTTATTATTCCTCAGTTCCTGACGCGTTATGGATTACAAAGCTATTTTGTGAAACAACGCAATAGCCTGGTGGATCTGACAGCGATGGACAGTTGGGTATTGAATCTGAACCGCAATGTCACCTACAGCAATGCAGACAGAGACGAAATACAGCGACATATCACGGAACAATACATCAGCGATTACACTGCAACATGGCACGCGAGTATGGACAATCTCAGCGTCCGGAACTACGAAAACATGGCGGAGATTATCAGTTCGCTGGAACAAATCATCAGCGGGGATCAGCCGTTCCAGAGAGCATTGACGACATTGCGCGATAATACGCAGATGCCTCCACCTCCGGAAAATTTACCGGAGAAAACCCGTGAAACCATGATGGCAGAAACGGATTATCAGTTGCTGACCCGACTTGGGCGTGAATTCGCGCCGGAAAATAGCCTACTGGTAGAGCAAAAAGACAAGGCCAGTATGCTACAGGCTGTCTATCAGCAGTTGACAGAATTGCACCGTTACCTGCTCGCAATACAAAACTCGCCAGTTCCGGGGAAATCAGCGCTAAAAGCAGTCCAGCTCAGACTCGATCAAAACAGTAGCGATCCGATCTTTGCGACCCGACAAATGGCAAAGACGCTTCCGGAGCCTCTTAACCGTTGGGTAGGCAAACTGGCTGATCAAGCCTGGCACGTGGTCATGGTCGAAGCGGTTCATCATATGGAACTTGAGTGGAACGAAAAGGTTGTAAAAACCTTCAATGCCCAACTCGCCGGACGTTATCCCTTTAATCCTTCGGCAAAACAGGATGCTTCTTTAGATGCCTTTGAACGCTTCTTCAAACCAGACGGCATACTCGATACGTTTAATAAAGAAAATCTGAAATTGTTCATTGAAAATGACCTGACGTGGGGTAAGGACGGTAACGTGCTCATCCGCCAGGACATTCAGGATCAATTAGCGACCGCACAAAAAATCCGCAATACCTTTTTCAGCCAACAAAATGGTCTTGGCACTCAGTTTGCTGTTGAAACGCTGGAGCTATCGGCCGGTAAGCGTCGAAGTGTCCTTAACATGGATGGGCAGCTTGTTGATTACAGCCATGGGCGCAACTTCACGGCGCGACTGGTGTGGCCAAACACCATGCGGGAAGGAAATGAAAGCAAACTGACGCTGGTAGGGACAAACGGCATGGCCCCGCGGAGTATGAGCTTTACTGGCCCCTGGGCGCAGTTCCGGTTGCTTGACGCAGGGGCACTGACCAGCGTGGATGACAACACCTTCGACGTTCGGTTTAACGTAGACGGGGGATACATGATCTACCGCGTGCATGTCGACAACGAAGATAATCCATTTACCGGCGGGTTGTTCAGCAGTTTTAAGTTGCCTGAAACCCTTTACTGA
- a CDS encoding type VI secretion system ImpA and VasL domain-containing protein yields MSDAQLIQKIKTGNDPRNLPEFSAIREEINKASHPSQPEMNWVLVESLALTLFKNNGVDLHTATYYTLARTRIHGLSGFCEGVELLAALISHEWDKFWPQSEQARTEMLDWFNARTGNILRQHLSWSETDLPLMYRAERALQAICDKLQQVELKRIPRVENLLYFVQNTRKRFEQPAKYRTVTPLTQTAIRTLVYAPDSPEIVEERVPATPEVKIEVQTERLTVPEVGKKGANTAKGFMAGCVCSLIIATALWWWKMYPLQQQIGKINSTAQGAASLWRASPELEDYGLRLQQLLKTSPLGPLETGMSMTHLANSRWPDNLQQQQATAQWHEALRYRAQHSPQLNGWQQTRQELRAFADLIMQREKEGITLSYIKNVVWQAERTLNQETPLESLLTQYQTTLSHEQNTEILEKEIDERIAGVLSRWLLLKSDIPRETQASDSIKK; encoded by the coding sequence ATGAGTGATGCTCAATTGATTCAAAAAATAAAGACAGGAAACGATCCGCGAAACCTTCCGGAATTCAGCGCGATCAGAGAGGAAATCAACAAAGCCAGCCATCCGTCACAGCCGGAAATGAACTGGGTGCTGGTGGAATCGCTAGCGTTAACCCTCTTCAAAAATAATGGTGTCGATCTGCACACTGCAACCTATTACACCCTTGCCCGGACACGCATTCACGGCCTGAGCGGTTTTTGCGAAGGCGTGGAGCTGCTGGCTGCGCTGATTAGCCATGAATGGGATAAGTTTTGGCCACAGAGCGAACAGGCAAGAACCGAAATGCTGGATTGGTTCAACGCCCGCACAGGCAACATTCTGCGACAACATCTGTCATGGTCAGAAACCGATTTACCTCTCATGTACCGCGCTGAACGGGCATTGCAGGCCATTTGTGACAAACTCCAGCAAGTAGAACTTAAGCGAATTCCCAGAGTTGAAAATCTGCTTTATTTTGTGCAAAACACACGTAAACGGTTCGAACAACCGGCAAAGTATCGTACGGTGACTCCCCTGACACAAACGGCCATCAGAACGTTGGTATATGCCCCGGATAGCCCGGAAATAGTAGAAGAAAGAGTTCCAGCCACCCCAGAGGTGAAGATTGAAGTACAAACCGAGAGGTTAACCGTTCCAGAAGTCGGAAAAAAAGGCGCTAACACGGCGAAAGGATTCATGGCGGGATGCGTCTGCTCACTCATCATCGCAACCGCACTCTGGTGGTGGAAAATGTACCCTCTTCAACAACAGATTGGGAAGATTAATAGCACCGCGCAGGGCGCAGCCTCTCTCTGGCGGGCCTCGCCAGAGCTTGAGGACTATGGATTACGCTTGCAGCAGCTTCTTAAAACCTCACCCTTAGGGCCGCTTGAAACAGGCATGTCTATGACTCACCTGGCAAACAGCCGTTGGCCAGACAATTTGCAGCAACAGCAGGCTACAGCGCAATGGCATGAAGCACTGAGATATCGAGCGCAACACAGCCCACAGCTAAATGGCTGGCAACAGACACGCCAGGAATTACGGGCTTTTGCTGACCTGATTATGCAAAGGGAGAAAGAAGGAATCACCCTCTCTTATATTAAAAATGTCGTCTGGCAAGCTGAACGGACTCTGAACCAGGAAACGCCGTTGGAATCCTTACTGACGCAATATCAGACAACGCTCTCACATGAACAAAATACAGAGATTCTGGAAAAAGAGATTGACGAAAGGATCGCCGGAGTCTTAAGCCGCTGGCTACTTTTGAAAAGCGACATCCCGCGGGAAACACAAGCCAGCGATAGCATCAAAAAATAA